The Bacteroidia bacterium genomic interval TAATAATACCGACCTGGCTGGCGGGGTTTATCCCTGTGCAAATTGTGATCAGGACGCATGGTTCACGATAGACCTTGCAGGAACCAATCTCATCCAGCAGCATGTCCGTTTTAATATTGAGGCAAATGGATCTGCGGAACTCAATGCAGTGCTGATGTATTCAGATTCATGGGAAGAAAGTGGAGACATATGTACCTGGAGCAATGCTACTGCAGCTTTAGGACTACAAAGAAACATCAACATCTGTAACATAAATATTACAGGAATCGGCGATATATATGAGTTAGACTCATATGGACTTGATGGTTCCGGGAAATACGTTTTGCTTATTGAAAAAACGACTACTCCGGGTACCGCAACCACCATTACCATTACTCCAGAAATTTTAGGAACCTGCAATGCCCCAGCGAATGACCGTTGTTCTTCTCCCCTCGCTTTGGGATCAGGAAACGGGATCGATCCTATGGCACCCAGCCCTAATGTACCGGCCTGGTCTGATGCGATGAAGGCAAGTACAGCCTGTGCGACTAAACAAAGAATCAGTCGGGCAACTGTAGGTAATCCAGGAACGGCCCTGGTTGTTACTGAAGATCATTATGATTATAAACCTTTCGGCCAACCGAGAAGATATACAGGAAATATTGGAGATGGAGCTAAATTTCTGGGTTCTCCCGTTAGCCAGGCAGATACCTATTTGGAAAATACCCTCTACTATAGTTTTACAGTTCCGGGTACAGGTACCAATTCTGACTGGAATCTCGCCATAGGTAATTCGGGCGGGTGTAGCCAGGAACCCAATGATATGGTAGTCATGATTTTGAATAATCTGGATTGTTCGGATGCAGACAATTCAGGATTACGGGCTAGTCAAAAGATCAGTATGGACAATGGATTGGCTGCTGGCCTTCCTTCCTACACCTTTAGTAGTCTTACCTTAACCGGTGGAAACACATACTATGTAGTTGTTGACGGAACCCGAGCTTCTCAATGCGATTTTTGCATGCTCCTCTATAACGGAGGTGTGGTAAATCCCATCCTTCCTGCTGAACTCAGCAATTTCAATGGATACAATCAAGGAATAGAAAATATCTTGTTATGGGAAACCTCTCTTGAAGAGAATCATGATTATTTTTCTGTAGAGAGAAGTCTTGATGGAGAGAATTTCGAAGAAATTGGCAGAGTACAGGGCATAGGAAATGCTGAAGCCGGAAATTCATATTCATTTATCGATCCTTCGGCCAAAGTCGGACTGAATTATTATCGACTGAATATGATTGATATCGATGGCAGCAGTTATTACTCCAGAAGTATTCAAATATTAAGGGAAGCTCCTTCTACTGCTTTAATTTCCCTTTATCCCAATCCTGCAAGAAGTGAAGTGGAGTTATATTTTAGCTCAGAGGAAAGTGGGACAGCTTATGCAGAGATCATTGATATCAAAGGAAGAAAGGTATTGAGTAAACGGATCAAAACTGCTCCCGGCGAACAAAAAGAAAAGATCAAGCTTGATGAATTGGCCAGTGGAATTTATGCCATCAAATTTCAAATGGGCGCTTATGTGAAGGTGCAAAAACTCATCAAACAGTAAAGAAATTTACCACAATATTAAACCTCCTGCTTTCTTTGAAAGCAGGAGGTTTCTTTTTCCTCTTTCGTCAACTATTCCCTCCTTTTTATCCTAATAAAATCCAAAACTAGGCACAGAGGCCCACAACTTATTGATAATGAATATATTGTAGCTTTTTTTGCGAAAATTCTCTATATTCTTTAGACACTAATCAATTTACAATGACTTACTTCAAAAACATTTTATTTGCCGCCTGCCTAGTAGGCCTTATGATGCTTTTTGGAGGATTTGGATCATTGATCACTTCCTCCGAAATGGAGCCTGATCGTTTTCAGAATGAAACCGAGCTAATTGAAGGAGCATGGGAATTAACTCAAATTAGGGGTGAAAGTGCAAAAGACCTCAACATTCGAATGGTGAAAATCATTTCAGGAGGCCATTTTTCGTTTGCTTTTTTCAATGATGAAACACAGCAGTTTTTCAGCGCGGGAGGAGGCACTTATTCCTACTCCAATGGCCGCTATTCAGAGCACATTGAATTTCATACGATTAATCCGGAATTGACCGGAACATCTGTACACTTTGATGCTGAATTTCGGGACAAAATGTGGTACCATACCGGATCCATAAATGGAGAGCCCTTGGAAGAAGTCTACGAAAGAGTAGATGAAGGAAAAGGGCTAGATCACATCGGATCCTGGGAAATTTTTCGCTTATCCAATGAAGGGGGAAAAATGGTCCCTCAGCAAAAAGGCATGCGGACCATCAAACTCTTGTCAGGTTCCCGTTTCCAATGGGCGACCTGGGATGAACGAAAAGGAGAATTTATTGGTACGGGTGGAGGCACCTATGACACCAAGGATGGCTACTATACGGAGAACATTGAATTTTTCTCCAGGGACTCAATCCGGGTGGGCAAGAGTATCACCTTTGGTTGTGACATCAAAGGAAATACCTGGCATCATGAGGAATACGCAGGTTCGCGTGGCCTTCAGATCAATGAAATATGGATACGTATGCAGTAATTTTTCTCTATCACAAACAAACCTTTAGCCTTTGGAAATACATCTACGCAAAACCTAAAAACAAATTAGCCCTCACTAAGCGTGGGGGCTTTTATCTATAAAAA includes:
- a CDS encoding T9SS type A sorting domain-containing protein — encoded protein: MKFTFSGVVLIIFLLLNQSLQANDCSSAANLTLNNPTSIVLDACNNTDLAGGVYPCANCDQDAWFTIDLAGTNLIQQHVRFNIEANGSAELNAVLMYSDSWEESGDICTWSNATAALGLQRNINICNINITGIGDIYELDSYGLDGSGKYVLLIEKTTTPGTATTITITPEILGTCNAPANDRCSSPLALGSGNGIDPMAPSPNVPAWSDAMKASTACATKQRISRATVGNPGTALVVTEDHYDYKPFGQPRRYTGNIGDGAKFLGSPVSQADTYLENTLYYSFTVPGTGTNSDWNLAIGNSGGCSQEPNDMVVMILNNLDCSDADNSGLRASQKISMDNGLAAGLPSYTFSSLTLTGGNTYYVVVDGTRASQCDFCMLLYNGGVVNPILPAELSNFNGYNQGIENILLWETSLEENHDYFSVERSLDGENFEEIGRVQGIGNAEAGNSYSFIDPSAKVGLNYYRLNMIDIDGSSYYSRSIQILREAPSTALISLYPNPARSEVELYFSSEESGTAYAEIIDIKGRKVLSKRIKTAPGEQKEKIKLDELASGIYAIKFQMGAYVKVQKLIKQ